The following proteins come from a genomic window of Paracoccus sp. MBLB3053:
- a CDS encoding ABC transporter substrate-binding protein produces the protein MIKTLKTTVPVALIALGLTGAAHAEIKLGASVSATGPAAFLGDPEAKTLEMLVEELNAKGGINGEEVELVLYDDGGDANKARTFATRLIEDDEVQAIIGGTTTGTSMSILSVAEDAEVPFISLAGAIDIIQPVKPFTFKTPHTDRMACQKIFEDMQKRSITKIGMISGTDGFGASMQAQCKDVVAEYDIEIVADETYDPKDADMTAQLTKIKNAAGIQAVLNPGFGQGPSIVTRNYKQLGIDLPLYQSHGVASDGFIELAGKDAAEGVRLPGTALLVADLLADDDAQKPVVAAYKKAFEDRYEMPVSTFGGYAHDGFALMVNAITAAGSNEPEAIRDALESVAGLAGTTGIYTMSAEDHLGLDLSAFRMLEVRNGAWSIVE, from the coding sequence ATGATCAAGACCCTGAAGACGACCGTACCGGTCGCCCTGATCGCGCTTGGACTTACCGGCGCGGCGCATGCCGAAATCAAGCTGGGAGCTTCGGTTTCGGCGACTGGTCCCGCGGCGTTTCTTGGCGACCCCGAGGCCAAGACGCTTGAAATGTTGGTCGAGGAACTGAACGCAAAAGGGGGCATCAACGGCGAAGAAGTCGAACTGGTGCTGTACGACGACGGCGGTGATGCCAACAAGGCGCGCACCTTCGCCACGCGTCTGATCGAGGACGACGAAGTGCAGGCCATCATCGGCGGCACCACGACCGGCACTTCCATGTCGATCCTGTCGGTCGCGGAAGACGCCGAGGTGCCCTTCATCTCGCTCGCCGGGGCCATCGACATCATCCAGCCGGTGAAGCCTTTTACCTTCAAGACCCCGCATACCGACCGCATGGCTTGCCAGAAGATCTTCGAAGACATGCAGAAGCGTTCGATCACCAAGATCGGCATGATTTCTGGGACGGACGGGTTCGGGGCCTCGATGCAGGCGCAATGCAAGGACGTCGTTGCAGAATACGACATCGAGATCGTCGCCGACGAGACCTACGACCCCAAGGATGCCGACATGACGGCGCAGCTGACCAAGATCAAGAACGCGGCGGGCATTCAGGCTGTCCTTAACCCCGGCTTCGGCCAGGGCCCGTCGATCGTGACCCGCAACTACAAGCAGCTGGGCATCGACCTGCCGCTCTACCAATCCCATGGCGTGGCTTCCGATGGCTTCATCGAACTTGCGGGCAAGGATGCAGCCGAGGGCGTGCGCCTCCCAGGCACGGCCTTGCTCGTGGCCGATCTTCTGGCTGATGACGACGCACAAAAGCCCGTGGTTGCCGCATACAAGAAGGCTTTCGAGGATAGGTACGAGATGCCGGTCAGCACCTTTGGCGGCTATGCCCATGATGGCTTCGCGCTGATGGTCAATGCAATCACGGCGGCGGGCAGCAATGAGCCCGAGGCGATCCGCGACGCGCTCGAAAGCGTGGCTGGCCTCGCGGGAACCACCGGCATCTATACCATGTCCGCCGAGGATCATCTGGGGCTCGACCTCTCGGCCTTCCGCATGCTCGAGGTCCGGAACGGAGCCTGGAGCATCGTCGAGTAA
- a CDS encoding branched-chain amino acid ABC transporter permease, with protein MSELLQFLFSGLTVGAVYALVALGFTIIYNASGVVNFAQGEFVMLGGMITVFAHAAGLPLPLAALLAIAATAAIGVGLNKFAIEPARGAPVVSLIIITIGASIFIRGAAQLIFDKQIHSFPSFSGDDPIHVMGATILTQSLWAIGGAFAVFVGLWLFFTRTILGRAVLATSNNRLAAQLVGINTDFVMTLSFTLSAAIGAFAGVLITPITMTSYDVGLGLALKGFAGAMLGGMGNPKGAFAGGLLLGLLEALTAGYLSSQYKEAAAFVVILAVLFFMPQGLFGSKSTDRV; from the coding sequence ATGTCCGAACTCCTGCAATTCCTGTTCTCAGGATTGACCGTCGGTGCGGTCTATGCGCTTGTCGCGCTAGGATTCACCATCATCTACAACGCCTCGGGCGTGGTGAACTTCGCACAGGGCGAATTCGTCATGCTGGGCGGCATGATCACCGTCTTCGCCCATGCCGCCGGATTGCCGCTGCCGCTGGCCGCGCTGCTGGCCATTGCGGCCACGGCAGCTATCGGGGTCGGGCTGAACAAGTTCGCAATCGAGCCCGCGCGCGGCGCGCCGGTCGTCTCGCTCATCATCATCACCATCGGCGCCTCGATCTTCATCCGGGGCGCGGCGCAACTGATCTTCGACAAGCAGATCCACAGCTTCCCGTCATTTTCGGGTGATGATCCCATCCATGTGATGGGCGCGACGATCCTCACGCAAAGCCTCTGGGCCATTGGCGGGGCCTTCGCGGTCTTTGTCGGGCTGTGGCTGTTCTTCACCCGCACGATCCTTGGCCGCGCGGTGCTGGCGACCTCGAACAACCGCCTCGCGGCGCAGCTTGTCGGCATCAACACGGATTTCGTCATGACGCTGTCCTTCACGCTTTCGGCGGCCATCGGCGCCTTCGCGGGCGTGCTGATCACGCCGATTACCATGACCTCGTATGACGTGGGTCTGGGTCTTGCGCTGAAGGGATTCGCGGGCGCGATGCTGGGCGGCATGGGCAATCCCAAGGGCGCTTTTGCGGGCGGGCTTCTGCTGGGTCTACTTGAGGCGCTGACAGCGGGTTACCTGTCGTCGCAATACAAGGAGGCCGCGGCCTTTGTCGTGATCCTTGCGGTGCTGTTCTTCATGCCGCAGGGCCTCTTCGGGTCCAAATCGACGGATCGGGTGTGA